Within the Gloeobacter kilaueensis JS1 genome, the region CTCTGCCGGTCTGGTTTGCCGTCGCCGGGATTGCCGGTGCCGCGCCGCAGCTACTCAAGGCTGCACCGAGGCCGACGGGCACGAGCAGCAAAGCACCGCCCAGCAATGCTATTCCACAGTTGCGCACCGGATTGCAGAAGATCCCGGCGGGCACCGCCGGTAACTTGATCGTCATGTTCATGGCCGGTGGACCGACCGCCGCCCTGCCTGTCGAGGAGGGCAAGCAAGTATCGATTCCCGTCTCCGGCAAGATGGGCACCGTCAACCTGCCCAACGGCTCAGCCCTTCTGGGCAAGCTCTCCCGCATCGACGACACTTCCGGCAACTTCACCTTCGACACGATGGTGATCAACAACAGAATTTACAAGATCCAGGCGGTGAGCGCGCCGGTCCAGGGCAAGCTGATCGCCGATCCGACCAGCCTGCAGACAATTCAAGACAGCAAAGATCTGGCCAAGTCCGGCGTCCGCGAGCGGCGCGGCGCTGTCCAGGGGGCAGCGACCTCCTCGATCGCCGGGTCAGCAGGCAATGCGATTGGGGCGATCGGCGGCAATTGGGGAGCCTACCGGGCCGGGGCGGCCCTCGGGGCAGTCGGCGGCATCTTCGGCGCGATCCAGCAGCTGGGGGCGGTCAACCAATCGACCGGCGAGCAAGAAGAAATCCTCGATCGCAAGATTCCCAGTGTGCTGCAGACCAATCTCTCGCCGCTGCAGAGCCTGAATGTCCAGTTTCTGGCCGACGTCGATCTCGATGTGCCCGATACCGAACTGCCTGCCGGGATGCAGCCGGGGACGACGATACTGCCCAACGCCGCTCCGACGCCCACGACGATGTACCCGGCGAGTCCTGTCGGCCCATCGCCCGTCTACCAGGGCGGCTACGGCTACCCCTATCCCCAGGCCGTTCCCTATCCGACCACCTATCCAACTCCGTATCCGGGCACCTATCCAGGCGGGTATCCCTATCCGAGCACGACCTACACCGGTCCCTATCCCTCCGCTGTGCCACTGCCGGTGCCCTATCCGCGCTAGAGTGCGCCCCCGCCTTCCGAAAATGGCCGTCCCAGGGTAGAGTCAGGGCAGAAGACATGGACGAATGTCGCAATGATTCCTCTGCAGCTCAGCCTCAGCAATTTTCTTAGCTACCGCGACGGGCACCTCGACTTTTCGGGTATGCACACCGCCTGCATCTGCGGCGTCAACGGTGCAGGCAAGTCGTCTTTGTTGGAGGCGCTTACCTGGGTGCTCTGGGGCAAGTCGCGGGCCGAATCGGATGACGATGTAGTAAGGCGGGGGGCGACCGAGGCGCGGGTGGATCTGAGCTTTCGCTGCGAGGGGCAGCTTTTTCGGATCATCCGTACCCGCCTGCTGGCCAAGGCGAGCAGCCTCGAATTTCAAGTAGGCGACGGGGGCGGCTTTCGCACCCTCACCCGCCAGTCGATGCGCGCTACCCAGGAGGCGATCAACGAAGTCCTGAAGATGGACTACGAGACGTTCATCAACTCGGCCTACCTGCGCCAGGGCCGAGCCGACGAATTTACGATCAAGCGTCCCGCCGAGCGCAAGGAAGTGCTCGTCGAGATTTTGAGCCTCAACCGCTACGAGCAACTGTGCGAGCGCAGCAAAGAGCACGAAAAGCACTTTGCCACCCGCGTCCAGATGCTCAAAGAATCCCTGCAGCGCAGTCGCCTCGCCATCGCCGAGCGCTCCCAACTCGAAGCGCGCCGCAACGCCATCGCCGCCGACCTGGAGCAGTTGCGCGAGCGGCACACAGAGATCGAAGAGCGCCTGAAGTTCTTTAATGCCCAGGCCCGCGCCCGCGAGCAATTTCAGCAGCAACTGGTGCGATTGGAGCAGCAAATTCAGCAGTTGAGCACCGCCCTCAGCCGCCAGCATACCCAGCTTGAGCGTCAGGCGCGCACGGTGCAGGAACTGGAGGTGCTCCTGGCCCAGGAAGGCCAGATTGCCCAGGGCTGTGCCCGCTACCAGCAACTGCACGCCGAGGAGGCGGCGCTGAGCGAGCGCAGCAAAAGCCACAAGGACCTCAGCGAAAAGCGCACCGAACTGGAGCGCCGGCTCGACGAAGCGCGCCACCAGCGCGAACTGCAATTGCAGGCCCAAAAAAGTCGGCTCGACACACTGCTGCTGCAGCGGGGCGAGGCCCAGGCCACCTTAAAAGACGCCGCCAAGATCGAGCAGGGCCTGGCGGATCTGGCCCGCGCCCGCGAGGTGCTGAATGGCTACGACCAGCGCCAGCGCGAGTTTTTTCCGCTCAACGGCGAAAAGGACCAGATCGAAAAGGACATCCACCGCGCCTACAGCGATCTGGCCGCCCAGATCGCCGTGCGCGAGCAACAACTGCGCCAGTTGCAGCAGGAGATGGGCCGCCGCGCCTTCCACGAGCAGACCTATCAAAAAGTCAGCGAAAAGATCGAACAGCTCGAAAAAAAACGGGTCTACCAGCAGCGGGTAGCCGAAAAGGGGCTCGAGCGCCGCGAGTTCGAGGGCCGCCTCAAGCTCCAGCAGGAGCGGCTGCGCAAGGAACTCGAACAACTGGCCGAGAAGACCCAGCTCCTCGCTGCCGAGGGTGAGAGCGCCTGTCCCCTCTGCGGTGGTCCCCTCGACGGCGAGCACCGCCAGCAACTGCGCGAGCAGCACCAGCAACTGCACGCCGAGATCGACGATCAACTGGTGCTGCTGACCCACCAGATCAGCACCGCCGAGCACGAGGTGCGCGTGCTGCGGGGCGAATACGCCGAACTGGTGCGCGAACTGGAGCAGTTGCCGTCGCTGTTGCAGCAGCAGGCCCAACTGCGGCTGCAGCTCACCACGATCGAGGCCCACCGCACCCAGATCCAGCAGTTGCGCTCCGAAATTCAGGAGATCGGGACCCAGCTTGAGCGCGGCGATTACGCCCACGACCTTAAAAAGCGCCACGCCGAACTGCTGCAGCAGATGCAGCTGGTGGGCTACGACGAAAAAGATCACGCCATGGCCCGCGCCGAGGTCGATCGCTGGCGCTGGGCCGAAATCAAGGCGAGCGAGCTGGCCCGCGCCCAGCGCCAGCTTGCCCAACTGGAGAGTGAGATTCCTGCCCTTGAGGCCACCTGCGGCACCCTGCACACCGAACTTGCCACCCACGACTATGCCCAGGATCTGCGCGCCCAACTCGCCACGATCCACCAGCAACTGAACGCCCTGGGTTACGACTTCAACGCCCATCAAAATGTGCGCAAGCAGGTCTCCGAACACCAGCACTGGCTGAGCCGCCACGCTGAACTGATCAAAGCCCGCAACCGCTACCCCGAGGAGCGCTCCATTCTCCAGGAGGCCAAAAAAGCCTGGCAAGACAGCAGTGAGCAGCTCGCCTCCCTCCAGCAGCAGCGCCAGATCCAGCAGCGCGAACTGGCGGATCTGGCCGACCCGAGCGAGGCCATCGTTCTGTGGCAGCTAGAAGAACGCACCAGCCGCGCCCGCCAGGAAGAGCAACTGAGCGAACTGGGAGCGGCCCACCAGCGTCTGGTGCAGATAGCCCAGATCGAATCTCAGACAACCCAGCAGCAGCGCGAACTGGAGGATGCCCAGCGCCAGCAGCTACTGTACAAGGAACTGAGCCGCGCCTTCGGCAAAAATGGCATCCAGACTTTAATTATCGAAAACGTCCTGCCGGAGCTGGAGAGCGAAACCAATCGGCTTCTAGCTCGCCTCGCCGACAGCCAATTGCACGTGCAGTTCGTCACCCAGCGCGCCGCCAAAAACGCCAAAAAACTGATCGACACCCTCGACATTTTGATCGCCGATGCCCGTGGAACCCGCCCCTACGAAACCTACTCCGGCGGCGAAGCCTATCGGGTCAACTTTGCCATCCGTCTTGCTCTCTCGCGCCTTCTGGCCCGCCGCTCCGGAGCTGCTTTGCAGACGCTTATCATCGACGAGGGCTTCGGCACCCAGGACCAGCAGGGGCGCGAACGGCTGGTGCAATCGATCAATGCGGTTGCCGATGACTTTGCCTGTATTCTGGTGATCACCCATATCCACGAACTCAAAGAAGCCTTCCAGTCGCGCATCGAAGTCGAAAAGAGCCACCAGGGCTCCCAGCTGCAGGTCGTGCTCTAGGGCTCCGGGTGAGGATCTGAGTGTGTTAGCATAAGCCCGTATGCCAGGTTGGGGCTCAAGTCATGGTTCACTTCGATGATCCCAGAGACCGGCCCGTATATATTATTTCGGTTGCGGCGGAGCTGGTCGGAATGCACCCGCAGACCCTGCGCCAGTACGAGCGTGCGGGGCTGATTCGTCCTTACCGGATGCCGGGCCGTGGCGAGGGCAAAAACGGCAAAGAACGCGAGACGCGGCTCTACTCCGAGCGGGATGTCGAGCAACTGCTCTACATCAAGCGCCTCACCCAGGAGCTGAAGGTCAACCTCGAAGGGGTCAAGCAGATCACGATGCTCAAAGATGAGATCGAGCAGCGCCAGCGCGAACTCGACAAACAGCGCCAGAAGATGCAGCAGGAGATCCACCGCCTGCGCTCTAAAATTGGCCAACTCGAAGTGCAGATGGAGGAGGAGAGTTAGGCTGTTGCATTGCTTCTTTGCACCCTCCCCCATTGCCTATATGCGTTGCTGCCACTGTTTTGGGTCACGTCTGGTATGAAAGCAGGCGATAACCAGCACTATATCGGGTTCGATACAAAAGAACAGGCTATAGGGAAAGGGCCGTAGTAGCGCCCGATGTACGATTTCTTGGAACACGATTGGATAACGCATAGGCTGTGCAGCAATGCTGGCAACAGTGGTATCGACAGTGTTCCGAAACCGTGTACCAAGGCCGGGCAACTGGCTTTCGTACCAGTCTTGGGCTTCGAGTAATTCCTCGACGGCGATTGGTGTAAAAAGAACTGGCTTGCTCAAGGACAGCGCTGTGCCATCAAGGCTTGCAGTTGCTCCCAATTCACAGCTCGCGTGCGGTCTTGCTCAAGCGTGTCCAAACGGCTTGCCAACTCGGTTTGCTGGCTTGCAGGCAAAGGTAGTGCAGTTTCATCGAGACTGTCCCACAACTGTTCGATGAGCGCCAGGCGCTCCTGCGGTGTTAAGCGAGTAATTTCGTCGTGGCTCAATATACTCATGACGGCAACCTGCTAGCTCATCCGCATTATATGCCAGCCGGTGCAGATTTTCCCCTGATTGTAGTTTGCTCGCCGTCTTGGTTGGGTTCACAAGCAGTCGAGTTCAGTTTTTTTGAAGTCATTGAATCTATACTTCCTGAAAGCGGGCGAGGGCGCGGAATTTTTCGTAGCGCTCGGAGCGGAGGGTGGGGCCGTCCAGGGCAACAAGTTCGTTCAGGTGGCGCAGTAAGGCTTCTTTGAGGGAGGCGGCGACGGCCTGGGGGTTGCTGTGGGCACCGCCGGGCGGTTCGGAGACGATCTCGTCGATGATGCCCAGTTGTTTGAGGTCGCGGGCGGTGATCTTGAGGGCGGTGGCAGCCTGCTCGATGTGCTGTTTGTCGCGCCAGAGGATGACCGAGCAACTGTCGGGGGCGATGACGGAGTAGACGGCGTATTCGAGCATCAGCATCCGGTTGCCGACGCCGATGGCGATCGCTCCGCCGGAACCGCCCTCGCCGATGACGGCGCAGAGAATTGGCACTTCGTAGCTGAACATCTGCTGCAGGTTGCGGGCGATCGCCTCGCCCTGGCCGCGCTGCTCAGCCTCGACTCCGGCGTGGGCACCGGCGGTGTCGATGAGGGCGATAATCGGTAGTCCGAAGCGGTTGGCGTGGTCCATCAGCCGCAGCGCCTTGCGGTAGCCCTCCGGGTGGGGGCAACCAAAGTTGCGCTGGATGTTGTCCTTGGTGTCGCGGCCCTTCTGGTGGCCGAGGATGACCACTGGCCGGTCGCCCAGGCGGGCGAGGCCGCCCACCAGCGCCAGATCGTCGCCAAAAAGCCGGTCGCCGTGCAGTTCGATCCAGTCCTCGCACATCAGTTGAATGTAATCGAGGGTGCTGGGCCGCTTGGGGTTGCGGGCCACTTTTAAGACCTCTGCCGGGGTGAGGTTGGCGTAGAGGTCGCGCTGCAGTTCGGCCAATCGCGCCTCCAGTTCGCCGAGCTTGTCTGAGACATCGACGTTGTTCTCAGCGGCGAGGCGGCGGATCTGGGCGATGCGCTCCTGCAATTCGCGAATCTCGCGCTCGAAGTCGATGCTGGGCGTAGGTGGAGCTGTCCGAGCCTGGGTCATCTCAAGTACCGACGGGTTGCCCTATCCTACCAGTTCGCACCCCTCAGCCGGTGGCGAGCACAGTATGCTGGATCTGACGCAGTTGCCGCTGAGTGTTTGTACGCATGAAGATCCTTGCCCTGGCATGGGAATTTCCGCCGCGCATCGTCGGGGGAATTGCCCGCCACGTCGCCGAACTGTATCCCGAAATTGTCCGTCTGGGCCACGAAGTTCACCTGATCACCGTCGAATTTGGTCAGGCTCCGGGCTATGAAGTGGTCGAAGGTATTTTTGTCCATCGGGTGCCGGTCGGTCCAGCCAACGATTTCTTTCACTGGATCGTGCTGATGAACGAGGCGATGGGCAACCGGGGCGGCAAGCTGCTCCTCGAAGATGGCCCCTTCGATATTCTCCACGCCCACGACTGGCTGGTGCAGGATGCCGGGACCGCCCTCAAGCACAACTTTCGCGTACCGCTGGTCTCGACCGTCCACGCCACCGAGTACGGGCGCTACAACGGCATCTGGACCGACACCCAGCGCTATATTCACCTCAAAGAATTTTCACTGGTCTTCGAGTCGTGGCGGACGATCGTCTGCACCGAGTACATGCGGGGCGAACTGCAGCGCGCCTTCGGCTGCCCCTGGGACAAGCTCGATGTCCTTCCCAACGGCATCAAGGCGGCCAAAAAAGAGCGCAATGACTTCGACCGACTGGGGTTCCGCCGCCGCTTTGCCTACGATCACGAGAAGATCGTCTACTACGTCGGGCGGATGGCCCACGAAAAGGGCGTGCAGTTTTTGATCGAGGCGATGCCCAGAGTGCTCTGGGAGTACCCCGACGCCAAATTTGTGATTATCGGCGGCGGCAACATCGATCATCTCAAGCGGCGGGTGGGCGAGATGGGCCTCTGGAACAAGTGCTACTTCACTGGCTTTATGCCCGACGACGACCTCGACCGCTTTCAGCAGGTGGCCGACTGCGCCGTTTTCCCGAGTCTGTACGAGCCTTTTGGCATCGTCGCCCTCGAAAGCTTTGCTGCTGGGGTGCCGGTGGTCGTCTCCGACACCGGCGGCCTGCCGGAGGTGGTCAACCACACCAGGACAGGAGTGGTGACCTACACCGGCAACCCCGAGTCCCTCGCCTGGGGGATTCTGGAGGTGATTCGCAATCCTGGCTATGCCCAGTGGCTCAAAGACAACGCCCGCGAGGCGGCCAGGAGCCGCTTCAACTGGGAGGGGATCGCCCGCGCCACCGTGGGTGTCTACGCCAGGGTGGCCTACGAGCGCGAACATTCGCCCTGGTAGAGGCAGCTGGAGTGTCACCGCGTATACTGAAGTCTCCGCAGCCTCAATCGCTATTCAGTGGAACGCATCTATCTCTACGACACCACCCTGCGCGACGGTGCGCAGCGCGAGGGGATCAGCTTCTCCGTCGAGGACAAGCTGCGCGTCGCCCATAAACTCGACGATCTGGGCGTGGCGTTTATCGAAGGCGGTTGGCCGGGGGCGAACCCCAAGGACGACCTGTTTTTTGAGCGCCTGCGGGGCGAATCTTTTAAGCACAGCGCCGTCGCCGCTTTTTGCTCGACCCGGCGGCCTGGCCTGCGGGCGGAGGCGGACGAGGGGCTGAAGAAAGTCCTTGCCGCCGGGACAGAGTGGGTGACGACTTTTGGCAAGTGCTGGGATCTGCACGTTCACGCAGGTCTGCGCACCAGCTTAGAAGAAAATCTGGCGATGATCGAAGAGACGGTCGCCTTCTTGCGTTTTTCGGGGCGGCGGGTGATCTTTGACTGCGAGCACTGGTTCGACGGCTTTGCCAAAAACCCGGACTATGCCCTGGCCAGCCTGCAGGCAGCGGCCAGAGCCGGGGCGGAGTGGCTCGTGCTCTGCGACACCAACGGCGGAATGTTGCCCAAGCAGATCCGCGAGAGCGTGGGGGCCGTCCGTGCTTTTTGTGAGGCGCAGGATCTGGCGGCGGGGCTGGGCATCCACACCCACAACGACTCGGAGACAGCAGTCGCCAACGCCCTCGCGGCTGTCGAACTGGGAGCGCGCATGGTCCACGGCACGATCAACGGCTACGGCGAGCGCTGCGGCAACGCCAACCTCTGCGCGCTGTTGCCGAATCTGCAGCTCAAGATGGGCTACGAACTGGTGAGCCCCGATCAGCTGGGTTGTCTGACGGAGGTGGCCCATTTTGTGAGCGAAGTGGCCAACCTCGCCCCCAACGACCACGCCGCCTACGTCGGAGCGAGTGCGTTTGCCCACAAGGGCGGCATCCACGTCAGCGCCGTACAGCGCAATCCCCAGACCTACGAGCACATCGTGCCTGAGAGCGTCGGCAACCGCCGCCGCATTCTCGTCTCCGATCAGGCGGGCCTCAGCAATATCCTGCACAAACTGGCGGATCTGGGCTTTCGATTTGAGCGCCACGACCCGGCGGTGGCCCATATCCTTCAGCAGATCAAGCAACTCGAAGCAGAAGGCTACCAGTTCGAGGCAGCTGAGGCGAGCTTCGAGCTGCTGGTGCGCGAGTGCCTGAAGGTGCGGGAACCGTTTTTTACCCTCGAAGGGCTCTACACCGCCTGCCAGACTTTTCCGGACCAGTCGGTGCGCTCGGAAGCGACGGTACGGGTACGGGTGGGCCGTGCCCTCCAGCACACCGCCGCCGACGGCAATGGCCCGGTTTCAGCGCTCGATGCCGCCCTGCGCAAGGCGCTGGTCGGCTTTTATCCCCAGGTGGCCTCAATGCACCTGGTCGATTACAAAGTGCGCATCCTCGAGGGCAACCTCGGCACCTCGGCGCTGACCCGCGTGCTGGTCGAATCGAGCGACGGCACCGGGCGCTGGACGACGATCGGTGTCTCGCCCAATATCATCGAGGCAAGTTGCCGGGCGGTGATCGAAGGGCTGGAGTACGGCCTCAGCCGAGGGCGGCGATAGCCGCTTTCAAGTCTGCGATGTGGGCTTCGAGGTTGGTGCGCGCCTGCTTTTCGCGCTTCTCGCGGTAGAGGGCCGTTGCATAGAGATGGGGACGAGCGAGAAAGCGCTCGATAATCTCCAGGCGAGCCGGATAGAAAACCCGATCGGCAATCGCAGCGTATTCGCGGCGGATCGCCGCCGAGTGGATACGAAAGACAGGAAGTGGGCCTGACATTGAGCCCAGGTCGATGTCGCAGACGACAGCAGCGAGTGGATCGCGATTTTCTGTGCGGTGGTCGGTAGCGACAATCAGCGCTTCGATCCGCTCACAGATAGCAGCAGAAACGCCCAGTCCTAAAAGGGCCGCTCGCGCAGCAACGGCACTCGCACCCTCGTTGTCGGGGCGGTTCACATCGTAGATGCAGTCGTGGTAGGCGAGGGCCAGAACCACGAGCGCCCATCCCGGCTGGAGCAGGTCGAAGGCCGGAACTTCCGCAAGACAGTCGGCGATATGGGCCAGGTTGTGATAGCTGCGCGGACTGCCCACGAGCGGATCGGCAGGAGTGCGGTAGAACGTGAGGAGCGCCTGCCAGGCCGAAGCCAGCTTATCGGCAGGTGGGCTGGCTCCCAGAGCGCCCACGGCGGCCTGAAAGGTGCTCTGCAGTTGAGCTATCTGAGCAGGAGTAGCCACCGAGCGAATCCGAACAGCCCTTCCAGTCTCGCATCAGGCGGTCGCACCGAGGGCCGAACCGGCGTAGGTCATCTTCTCGCACGATTCGCTCGCCAGGCGGCAGGCCTTGGCGCAAGCCTGGGCCTGGGGGTCGTCCTTGAGCATCTCACAGGCGGTGGCTGCCCGGTTGCAGGCTTCGGCGCAAAGCGGGCTGACGCGGACATGAAACTCCGACTGACGGCTCATCAAGTTGGCGTGGGTCTGGCAGAGTTCGGCGCAGTCCAGCAACAGGCGCACCTGGGCCAGATCGGCTGCCTCGCCCCCGAGTTCGATGCGGTGCATGGCCGTAGCCAGACACATGTGGTGGGCACTCAAGCAGAGATCGATGCACCGCCACATCTGGTCTTGAACACTGCCGGCGGGCTGGGATCCGTCCATACTCGCTCTCCTTCTGGATTTCTAGAATTCGCCCCCAATCTAGGCTGTGGACATGTCCGGCATCCTCCGCACGTCAGTCGAAAGCTGTCTCTATCGCTGGGCAGAGATGCTTTTAGTTGGGCCGGACCGGTAGCCGGATAGCGAGCCAGGCACCACCGGTCTCGGGATGGTTGCGGGCTTCGACGCTGCCCTTGTGAGCCTCGACAATCTGGCGAACGATCGCAAGCCCCAGGCCGGTACCGCCGGTCTGGCGGGCGCGGGCCGGATCGGCCCGGTAAAAGCGCTCGAAGACCCGGCCTAGATCCTGGACCGGAAAGCCGGGGCCGCTGTCGATGATGTCGAGGTTGACCCAATCTCGCTCGCTGCGGATGTGGACCTCGAAGGACTCGCCCACCGGGCTGTAGCGCACGGCATTGTCGAGCAGATTGAGCAGGGCGCGGTAGAGCCGCTCGCTGTCAGCACTCAGGACGACCTGCGCCGGACTGTCAAGATGCATAGACACTTGACGCTCGCGGGCGAGGGGTTCGAGGGTATCCCAGGTGCGGTTGACCAGACCGACGAGATCGACGTCGTGGCTATAGTTGAGCTTTTCGTGGCCCGCCTGCCACTGGCTGAATTCGAGCAATTCCTGCACGAGTAGATTGAGCCTGTGGACTTCGCCCAAAAGCCGCTCGATCCAGCGCTGCTGGGCGGGATCGACCCGTGGCAACACCATCTCGGCCACCAGCCGGATCGAGGTGAGGGGCGTTTTGAGTTCGTGGGCCGCGTCGCCCACCCAGCGGTCGCGCTGCTCGATGAGCTGGAGGATGCTGCTTTGATCTTCGATAAAAAGCCCGACCTGCCCCCGCCCCAGCGGTACGGCAAGCACGATGAATGCCTGCTGCGCCCCCGTATGGGCCAGGGAGATCCGCGCCTGCTGCACCTTGCCGGCTCTGCGCGCCTGTCGCACCAGCTCGACCAGTTGCCCGTTGACGGCAACAAGGGGGATGCCCACCTCCGCGTCCTTGAGGTGCTTGGCGGCGAGGGCGTTGACTTCGCTGAGCCGGTCAGCGGCATCGACGAGCAAAAAGGCGAGGGGTACGGCCTCTAAGAGCGTGCGGTAAGCAGACTCCCTATCCCTGTAGCGGCGCTGGACATAGCCCACCCCCAGCAGCAAACCGATCGCAACGCCCGCTGCCAACCAGACGACCCACACGGCCTTCTAAAAGTTCCTTGAGAGGGGATACCGCCCCTATTGTGACAACAGCTTCGCCAGGACACAATCGGTAGATTGTGATCGAAAGCAAATTGTGGCCAGACTGCCCTCCGCCGGACAACTGAACCTCAAGCAGGCGGTAGGCCAGCTGCTCGTCGTGCGCACCTCCGGTCTGCTATTGGACCGCCAGCGCCTCTATCCGCACTGGGAACTGACCAGTGC harbors:
- a CDS encoding addiction module protein, whose translation is MSILSHDEITRLTPQERLALIEQLWDSLDETALPLPASQQTELASRLDTLEQDRTRAVNWEQLQALMAQRCP
- a CDS encoding glycosyltransferase family 4 protein; translation: MKILALAWEFPPRIVGGIARHVAELYPEIVRLGHEVHLITVEFGQAPGYEVVEGIFVHRVPVGPANDFFHWIVLMNEAMGNRGGKLLLEDGPFDILHAHDWLVQDAGTALKHNFRVPLVSTVHATEYGRYNGIWTDTQRYIHLKEFSLVFESWRTIVCTEYMRGELQRAFGCPWDKLDVLPNGIKAAKKERNDFDRLGFRRRFAYDHEKIVYYVGRMAHEKGVQFLIEAMPRVLWEYPDAKFVIIGGGNIDHLKRRVGEMGLWNKCYFTGFMPDDDLDRFQQVADCAVFPSLYEPFGIVALESFAAGVPVVVSDTGGLPEVVNHTRTGVVTYTGNPESLAWGILEVIRNPGYAQWLKDNAREAARSRFNWEGIARATVGVYARVAYEREHSPW
- a CDS encoding MerR family transcriptional regulator, which translates into the protein MVHFDDPRDRPVYIISVAAELVGMHPQTLRQYERAGLIRPYRMPGRGEGKNGKERETRLYSERDVEQLLYIKRLTQELKVNLEGVKQITMLKDEIEQRQRELDKQRQKMQQEIHRLRSKIGQLEVQMEEES
- a CDS encoding four-helix bundle copper-binding protein — translated: MDGSQPAGSVQDQMWRCIDLCLSAHHMCLATAMHRIELGGEAADLAQVRLLLDCAELCQTHANLMSRQSEFHVRVSPLCAEACNRAATACEMLKDDPQAQACAKACRLASESCEKMTYAGSALGATA
- the cimA gene encoding citramalate synthase, whose protein sequence is MERIYLYDTTLRDGAQREGISFSVEDKLRVAHKLDDLGVAFIEGGWPGANPKDDLFFERLRGESFKHSAVAAFCSTRRPGLRAEADEGLKKVLAAGTEWVTTFGKCWDLHVHAGLRTSLEENLAMIEETVAFLRFSGRRVIFDCEHWFDGFAKNPDYALASLQAAARAGAEWLVLCDTNGGMLPKQIRESVGAVRAFCEAQDLAAGLGIHTHNDSETAVANALAAVELGARMVHGTINGYGERCGNANLCALLPNLQLKMGYELVSPDQLGCLTEVAHFVSEVANLAPNDHAAYVGASAFAHKGGIHVSAVQRNPQTYEHIVPESVGNRRRILVSDQAGLSNILHKLADLGFRFERHDPAVAHILQQIKQLEAEGYQFEAAEASFELLVRECLKVREPFFTLEGLYTACQTFPDQSVRSEATVRVRVGRALQHTAADGNGPVSALDAALRKALVGFYPQVASMHLVDYKVRILEGNLGTSALTRVLVESSDGTGRWTTIGVSPNIIEASCRAVIEGLEYGLSRGRR
- a CDS encoding acetyl-CoA carboxylase carboxyltransferase subunit alpha, with amino-acid sequence MTQARTAPPTPSIDFEREIRELQERIAQIRRLAAENNVDVSDKLGELEARLAELQRDLYANLTPAEVLKVARNPKRPSTLDYIQLMCEDWIELHGDRLFGDDLALVGGLARLGDRPVVILGHQKGRDTKDNIQRNFGCPHPEGYRKALRLMDHANRFGLPIIALIDTAGAHAGVEAEQRGQGEAIARNLQQMFSYEVPILCAVIGEGGSGGAIAIGVGNRMLMLEYAVYSVIAPDSCSVILWRDKQHIEQAATALKITARDLKQLGIIDEIVSEPPGGAHSNPQAVAASLKEALLRHLNELVALDGPTLRSERYEKFRALARFQEV
- a CDS encoding AAA family ATPase, with protein sequence MIPLQLSLSNFLSYRDGHLDFSGMHTACICGVNGAGKSSLLEALTWVLWGKSRAESDDDVVRRGATEARVDLSFRCEGQLFRIIRTRLLAKASSLEFQVGDGGGFRTLTRQSMRATQEAINEVLKMDYETFINSAYLRQGRADEFTIKRPAERKEVLVEILSLNRYEQLCERSKEHEKHFATRVQMLKESLQRSRLAIAERSQLEARRNAIAADLEQLRERHTEIEERLKFFNAQARAREQFQQQLVRLEQQIQQLSTALSRQHTQLERQARTVQELEVLLAQEGQIAQGCARYQQLHAEEAALSERSKSHKDLSEKRTELERRLDEARHQRELQLQAQKSRLDTLLLQRGEAQATLKDAAKIEQGLADLARAREVLNGYDQRQREFFPLNGEKDQIEKDIHRAYSDLAAQIAVREQQLRQLQQEMGRRAFHEQTYQKVSEKIEQLEKKRVYQQRVAEKGLERREFEGRLKLQQERLRKELEQLAEKTQLLAAEGESACPLCGGPLDGEHRQQLREQHQQLHAEIDDQLVLLTHQISTAEHEVRVLRGEYAELVRELEQLPSLLQQQAQLRLQLTTIEAHRTQIQQLRSEIQEIGTQLERGDYAHDLKKRHAELLQQMQLVGYDEKDHAMARAEVDRWRWAEIKASELARAQRQLAQLESEIPALEATCGTLHTELATHDYAQDLRAQLATIHQQLNALGYDFNAHQNVRKQVSEHQHWLSRHAELIKARNRYPEERSILQEAKKAWQDSSEQLASLQQQRQIQQRELADLADPSEAIVLWQLEERTSRARQEEQLSELGAAHQRLVQIAQIESQTTQQQRELEDAQRQQLLYKELSRAFGKNGIQTLIIENVLPELESETNRLLARLADSQLHVQFVTQRAAKNAKKLIDTLDILIADARGTRPYETYSGGEAYRVNFAIRLALSRLLARRSGAALQTLIIDEGFGTQDQQGRERLVQSINAVADDFACILVITHIHELKEAFQSRIEVEKSHQGSQLQVVL
- a CDS encoding type II toxin-antitoxin system RelE/ParE family toxin; its protein translation is MGATASLDGTALSLSKPVLFTPIAVEELLEAQDWYESQLPGLGTRFRNTVDTTVASIAAQPMRYPIVFQEIVHRALLRPFPYSLFFCIEPDIVLVIACFHTRRDPKQWQQRI
- a CDS encoding sensor histidine kinase → MWVVWLAAGVAIGLLLGVGYVQRRYRDRESAYRTLLEAVPLAFLLVDAADRLSEVNALAAKHLKDAEVGIPLVAVNGQLVELVRQARRAGKVQQARISLAHTGAQQAFIVLAVPLGRGQVGLFIEDQSSILQLIEQRDRWVGDAAHELKTPLTSIRLVAEMVLPRVDPAQQRWIERLLGEVHRLNLLVQELLEFSQWQAGHEKLNYSHDVDLVGLVNRTWDTLEPLARERQVSMHLDSPAQVVLSADSERLYRALLNLLDNAVRYSPVGESFEVHIRSERDWVNLDIIDSGPGFPVQDLGRVFERFYRADPARARQTGGTGLGLAIVRQIVEAHKGSVEARNHPETGGAWLAIRLPVRPN